One region of Triticum aestivum cultivar Chinese Spring chromosome 6B, IWGSC CS RefSeq v2.1, whole genome shotgun sequence genomic DNA includes:
- the LOC123140128 gene encoding uncharacterized protein, protein MEPSDLNTHLPPRKRLLAGLRTAAAASPCDAARLEAAPEPPLLLPDGLAARLRAMPPASTQQEIIQAAQRAADAAADAAAAARAAAVDKAAVAARARAAARAAMEFLDSLCIAGASRNGIQLLKPKSKKKHVQVKLLYRPPSSNGRAIEGAEDAVGGDVTPRPHRRRRESDEEVARKLHRVMNSSPRISFTGPKRPRGIADGKDGFHSDGGGGDACNGSSTHTPTEVGFVNGGSSVGKSGERTIHSSKIRAPGDDGEEYPWNTAKSSRHIVNNGDGIGNLSAGRKVKIKRKQLFLNHHSNGEQREEHKQETEQSRDPPTGYCNELKSKGAEKRPGFADDARAAAPGGGDDPALTKITSVWKFKKFKPASSSHCSSDSKMLCSSSSAAETSASVKAD, encoded by the coding sequence ATGGAGCCGTCGGATCTGAACACGCACCTGCCGCCGCGGAAGCGGCTGCTGGCGGGGCTCCGGACGGCGGCCGCGGCCTCCCCCTGCGACGCCGCCAGGCTCGAGGCCGCGCCCGAGCCGCCCTTGCTCCTGCCCGACGgcctcgccgcccgcctccgcgCCATGCCGCCGGCCAGCACGCAGCAGGAGATCATCCAGGCCGCCCAGCGCGCGGCCGACGCTGCCGCCgacgccgcggccgccgcccgggCGGCTGCCGTCGACAAGGCGGCTGTGGCCGCCAGGGCTAGGGCTGCGGCCAGGGCTGCCATGGAGTTCCTCGACTCCCTCTGCATCGCTGGCGCGTCCAGAAATGGGATCCAGCTGCTCAAACCGAAATCCAAGAAGAAACATGTGCAGGTCAAGCTCCTGTACAGGCCGCCGTCGTCCAATGGCCGGGCGATCGAGGGGGCAGAGGATGCTGTTGGTGGTGATGTCACTCCCAGGCCGCATCGTCGGCGCAGGGAGAGCGACGAGGAGGTCGCTCGCAAGCTGCACCGCGTGATGAATAGCTCGCCCCGGATTTCCTTCACTGGACCCAAGAGACCCCGCGGTATCGCCGATGGGAAAGACGGGTTCCATAGTGATGGGGGTGGGGGTGATGCTTGCAATGGTTCCTCGACGCACACGCCAACTGAGGTTGGTTTCGTTAACGGAGGAAGCTCTGTTGGGAAATCCGGTGAGAGAACTATCCACTCTTCCAAGATTAGGGCTCCGGGGGATGATGGTGAAGAGTATCCTTGGAACACTGCAAAGAGCAGTAGGCACATTGTTAATAATGGAGATGGAATTGGAAACCTAAGCGCTGGTCGGaaagtgaagatcaagaggaagcagCTGTTTTTGAACCACCATTCTAACGGTGAACAGAGAGAAGAGCATAAACAAGAAACAGAGCAATCCAGAGACCCTCCCACAGGATACTGCAATGAGCTCAAGTCCAAAGGCGCAGAAAAGCGACCTGGTTTCGCAGACGACGCAAGGGCAGCAGCACCTGGTGGCGGCGATGATCCCGCGCTGACCAAGATCACGTCCGTGTGGAAGTTCAAGAAGTTCAAACCGGCGTCGTCGTCGCACTGCTCCTCCGACAGCAAGATGTTGTGTTCCTCCAGTTCCGCGGCTGAAACCTCTGCTTCCGTGAAGGCTGATTAG